A window of Leptotrichia wadei contains these coding sequences:
- a CDS encoding glutamate-5-semialdehyde dehydrogenase, producing MNYIEELGEKAKIASRELLKIGTKTKNDVLLAIADELINKKEGIKAANKIDLEKGEKNGISFALLDRMTLTDSRIEGMAQSLREMAAFPDPIGEVVTGWNHKNGMSIAKKRVPLGVIGMIYESRPNVTVDAAGLAIKSSNAIILRGSEDALNSNIYLNNLLNRVADAHGLPKNTVQLVEKPDRELVKDLIRADKYIDVIIPRGGKGLKRFIIENATIPMIETGAGICHIFVDETADIKQALPIIENAKVQRPSVCNAIETTLIHENIAKEILPELTEMLLKDGVELRYSKEALEIVGNRSDVKLATEEDFGAEYLDLIMSLKLVKNIDEAIEYINNHGTHHSDSILTKSIENAEKFLNEVDSANVYLNASTRFSDGEEFGFGGEIGISTQKLHARGPMGIRELTTTKYVIRGEGQIRE from the coding sequence AAGCAAAAATTGCGTCAAGAGAACTTTTGAAAATTGGAACTAAAACTAAAAATGATGTTTTGCTTGCAATTGCAGATGAGCTTATAAATAAAAAAGAAGGAATAAAAGCTGCGAATAAAATAGATTTGGAAAAAGGGGAAAAAAATGGAATTTCTTTTGCTTTGCTAGATAGAATGACATTGACTGATAGCAGAATTGAAGGGATGGCCCAGAGTTTACGAGAAATGGCTGCGTTCCCAGATCCGATTGGAGAAGTCGTTACAGGATGGAATCATAAAAATGGAATGAGCATTGCTAAAAAGAGAGTTCCTCTTGGAGTAATCGGAATGATTTACGAATCACGTCCAAATGTTACAGTCGATGCGGCAGGACTTGCAATAAAATCTTCAAATGCGATAATTTTACGTGGTTCAGAAGATGCCTTAAATTCAAATATTTATTTAAATAATTTATTAAATAGAGTTGCAGATGCTCATGGATTGCCAAAAAATACAGTTCAGCTTGTGGAAAAGCCAGATAGAGAATTGGTAAAGGATTTAATTCGTGCAGACAAGTATATTGATGTAATTATCCCGAGAGGTGGAAAAGGGCTAAAAAGATTTATCATTGAAAATGCAACAATTCCAATGATAGAAACTGGTGCGGGAATTTGTCATATTTTTGTAGATGAAACAGCTGATATAAAACAAGCACTGCCAATTATTGAAAATGCTAAAGTTCAACGTCCAAGCGTTTGTAATGCCATCGAAACAACATTGATTCATGAAAATATTGCAAAAGAAATTTTGCCTGAATTGACAGAAATGCTTTTGAAGGACGGAGTAGAGTTAAGATATAGTAAGGAAGCATTGGAAATAGTAGGAAATAGATCGGATGTAAAATTGGCAACAGAAGAAGATTTTGGAGCAGAATATTTGGATTTGATAATGTCTCTAAAATTAGTTAAAAACATAGATGAAGCAATAGAATACATAAATAATCATGGAACGCACCATTCCGACTCAATCTTGACAAAATCTATAGAAAATGCAGAAAAATTCCTAAACGAAGTAGATTCAGCCAACGTTTATTTAAACGCTTCAACAAGATTTTCTGACGGAGAGGAATTTGGCTTTGGTGGAGAAATTGGAATTTCCACACAAAAACTTCACGCTCGTGGGCCTATGGGAATTAGGGAATTGACTACGACGAAGTATGTGATTAGAGGGGAAGGGCAAATAAGGGAATAG